From Dehalococcoidia bacterium, a single genomic window includes:
- the murF gene encoding UDP-N-acetylmuramoyl-tripeptide--D-alanyl-D-alanine ligase: protein MTVDILAQEVMEDLGPALVARGGLLHRRFRGVAVDSRLVERGFLFVALPGQRHDGHHFLEEAVSRGAWGVLVSRPTYGWEGVTVFHVRDTLEGLQRLAAGRRRRHPQLTVVGITGSVGKTTCKELTAAVLGRRYSVLKSPGNLNTEVGLPLALMGLEAHHHVAVLEMGMFARGDIALLCRLANPQVGVVTNVAPVHLERLGSMGAIAAAKGELLESLPREGVAVVNGDCPWTRRVASRTRARVVTFGLGPTCQVRGQDVRGEGLAGFRFRLCTPQGEIDVRCPMPGRHNVYNALAAAAVGLCLGMELPEVATALSQARTHLRLQVLPGPHGSTIIDDSYNASPPSVLAALALLAETPGRRLALLGDMLELGDYDVEGHRLVGEEAGRVVDVLVVVGERAHLVAAAARRGGRARVMVVRDKQEAAAVLRKELGPGDHLLVKGSRALALEEVVEALRS from the coding sequence ATGACGGTTGACATCCTTGCCCAGGAGGTGATGGAGGACCTGGGCCCCGCCTTGGTGGCCAGGGGCGGCCTCTTACACCGCCGCTTCCGTGGGGTGGCCGTGGACTCGCGCCTGGTGGAGCGGGGCTTCTTATTTGTGGCATTGCCTGGCCAGCGTCACGATGGTCACCATTTCCTAGAGGAGGCGGTCTCCCGCGGGGCGTGGGGCGTGTTGGTCTCTCGCCCAACCTACGGGTGGGAGGGAGTCACCGTCTTTCATGTGAGGGATACGTTGGAGGGCCTTCAAAGGCTGGCCGCTGGCAGAAGGCGGCGCCATCCCCAACTGACGGTGGTGGGGATCACCGGCAGCGTGGGCAAGACCACCTGCAAGGAGCTAACGGCAGCGGTGCTGGGACGGCGCTACTCCGTTCTCAAGAGCCCTGGCAACCTCAATACGGAGGTGGGGCTCCCTCTGGCCCTCATGGGGCTAGAGGCCCACCACCATGTGGCCGTCCTGGAGATGGGGATGTTCGCTCGGGGGGACATCGCCTTGCTGTGCCGGCTGGCCAACCCGCAGGTGGGGGTGGTGACCAACGTGGCGCCTGTGCACCTGGAGCGGTTGGGATCCATGGGGGCCATTGCGGCGGCCAAGGGAGAGCTATTGGAGTCCCTCCCCCGCGAAGGGGTGGCGGTGGTCAACGGCGATTGCCCCTGGACGCGTCGGGTGGCGTCACGCACTCGGGCGCGTGTGGTCACCTTCGGGTTGGGGCCCACATGTCAGGTGCGAGGCCAGGACGTGCGGGGGGAGGGGTTGGCGGGCTTCCGATTCCGCCTCTGCACTCCCCAGGGGGAGATAGACGTGCGCTGCCCCATGCCTGGGCGCCACAACGTATACAACGCCTTGGCTGCTGCTGCCGTGGGCCTATGTCTGGGCATGGAGCTTCCAGAGGTGGCAACCGCCCTCTCCCAGGCCCGCACCCATCTGCGCTTGCAGGTCCTGCCTGGCCCCCACGGCAGCACCATCATAGACGACTCCTACAACGCCAGCCCTCCCTCAGTGTTGGCTGCCCTGGCCCTCCTGGCGGAGACGCCGGGGAGGAGGTTGGCACTGCTAGGGGATATGCTGGAGCTAGGGGACTACGATGTGGAGGGACACCGGCTGGTGGGGGAGGAGGCGGGCCGGGTAGTGGACGTGTTGGTGGTGGTGGGGGAGAGGGCCCACCTGGTGGCCGCCGCCGCCCGTCGGGGAGGGCGGGCCAGGGTGATGGTGGTTCGGGATAAGCAGGAGGCCGCCGCCGTTCTGCGAAAGGAGCTAGGGCCGGGCGACCATCTGCTGGTAAAGGGCTCGCGGGCTTTAGCCCTCGAGGAGGTGGTGGAGGCCCTGCGGTCATGA
- the mraY gene encoding phospho-N-acetylmuramoyl-pentapeptide-transferase — protein sequence MALVASLLLGRPMVGLLRRWGVGKAVNPWGPASHRVKEGTPTMGGVLIWGPALVVAGLEATRHSAASLPAIAMGGLALLGLIDDLGSLSGRRQWALNKRLKLLALVAVGLGVALALYLWQGVDWVRVPGLGRYDLGAWIVPVGVMVVALTAGGVAVTDGLDGLAAGLSAVAYAALGAVALVQGQEAVGAFALAVVGACLGFLWYNSHPAQVFMGDTGALALGGGLAAVALVTGQWLALPLVGIVFVLEGASVYLQVAYFRLTGGKRILRMAPLHHHLEALGWPEPRVVQRLWMLGALGAMAGVILALEAQ from the coding sequence ATGGCGTTGGTAGCGTCACTGCTTCTGGGGAGGCCTATGGTGGGGCTCCTACGCCGTTGGGGCGTGGGGAAAGCTGTGAACCCTTGGGGGCCGGCGTCCCACCGCGTCAAGGAGGGAACCCCCACTATGGGAGGGGTGCTCATCTGGGGGCCGGCTTTGGTCGTGGCCGGGTTGGAGGCTACCCGCCACTCTGCAGCATCCCTCCCCGCCATCGCCATGGGCGGGCTGGCCCTCCTAGGTCTGATAGACGACCTGGGCTCCCTGTCTGGGCGAAGGCAGTGGGCTCTCAACAAGCGCCTTAAGCTCTTGGCTCTGGTAGCTGTGGGGCTAGGGGTAGCCCTGGCCCTGTACCTATGGCAGGGGGTGGACTGGGTTCGGGTTCCTGGCCTGGGTAGGTACGACCTTGGGGCCTGGATCGTGCCAGTGGGGGTCATGGTGGTAGCCTTGACCGCTGGTGGGGTGGCCGTAACCGATGGTCTGGACGGGCTGGCGGCGGGGCTCTCGGCTGTGGCCTATGCTGCCCTTGGGGCGGTGGCCCTGGTGCAGGGGCAGGAGGCAGTGGGAGCCTTCGCCTTGGCGGTGGTGGGGGCCTGCCTGGGTTTCCTTTGGTATAACAGCCACCCCGCCCAGGTCTTCATGGGCGACACGGGGGCCCTGGCCTTGGGCGGGGGCTTAGCCGCTGTGGCCCTCGTCACGGGGCAGTGGCTCGCCCTACCTCTGGTGGGTATCGTCTTCGTCCTGGAAGGGGCTTCCGTGTACTTGCAGGTGGCCTATTTTCGGCTCACGGGTGGCAAGAGGATCCTGCGCATGGCCCCCCTTCACCATCATCTGGAAGCCCTGGGATGGCCGGAGCCCCGGGTGGTGCAAAGGCTTTGGATGTTGGGCGCCCTAGGGGCCATGGCCGGGGTCATCCTCGCCTTGGAGGCGCAGTGA
- the murD gene encoding UDP-N-acetylmuramoyl-L-alanine--D-glutamate ligase: MDFRGKRVTVVGLGIEGVDGVRFFVGCGAHVTVTDVKPAGQLAHRLAQIEGLPVRLFLGGHDPAALEGADYVYVSQGVPLDLPIIDAARRRGIPIVSMLSLYMELCPGPIAAITGSSGKTTTTALVGRMMEAEGLPHLVGGNIGVGLLSQLPRVRPYTWSILEVSHTQLQHLRRSPHVGAVLNITPNHLDRFTWEEYKALKARMVSYLGPGDWAVLGYDDAEARALAVQTGERAIFFSLRGEVERGVGVRKGKAWWFWDGRAVPLFDLSSVQLRGEHNLRNALAAAAVARLCGVSGQAIACAVATFQGVEHRLELVATVGGVAYYNDSIATTPQRALAALRSFQEPIVLLLGGRDKNLPLEELAEEALRRCRAVVVFGESGPKLEAALREAAGRGQGSAAILKVEGLSEAVEVAQAVAHPGDVVLLSPACTSYDAYQNFEERGQHFRELVGRLARAEVAAWR, translated from the coding sequence ATGGACTTCCGCGGCAAGCGGGTGACGGTGGTGGGCCTAGGCATCGAGGGGGTAGACGGCGTCCGTTTCTTCGTAGGGTGCGGGGCCCACGTTACGGTGACCGATGTCAAGCCCGCGGGCCAGCTAGCCCACCGCCTGGCCCAGATCGAGGGCCTGCCCGTCCGCCTCTTCCTGGGAGGCCACGACCCCGCCGCCCTAGAGGGAGCTGATTACGTCTATGTCTCGCAAGGAGTGCCATTGGACCTGCCCATTATCGATGCCGCCCGCCGAAGGGGAATCCCCATCGTGTCCATGCTTTCGCTGTACATGGAGTTGTGCCCAGGGCCCATCGCGGCCATCACGGGCTCCAGCGGCAAGACCACCACCACGGCCCTGGTGGGCCGCATGATGGAGGCCGAGGGGCTGCCCCACCTGGTGGGAGGCAACATCGGCGTGGGCCTTTTGAGCCAGCTCCCCCGGGTGCGCCCCTACACCTGGTCAATCCTCGAAGTAAGCCATACCCAGCTGCAGCACCTGCGGCGCAGCCCCCACGTGGGGGCGGTGCTTAACATAACGCCCAATCACCTGGACCGCTTCACCTGGGAAGAGTATAAGGCGCTGAAGGCTCGGATGGTCTCCTACCTGGGGCCTGGGGACTGGGCCGTCCTGGGGTACGACGATGCGGAGGCGCGGGCCCTGGCGGTCCAGACGGGTGAACGTGCCATCTTCTTCTCCCTGCGGGGGGAAGTAGAAAGGGGCGTAGGGGTGCGGAAGGGCAAGGCCTGGTGGTTTTGGGACGGACGGGCCGTGCCTCTCTTTGACCTGTCGTCGGTGCAGCTGCGGGGTGAACACAACCTCCGGAATGCGCTGGCGGCGGCGGCGGTGGCCCGCCTCTGCGGCGTATCTGGCCAAGCCATCGCCTGCGCCGTGGCCACCTTTCAGGGGGTGGAGCATCGCCTGGAGCTGGTGGCCACCGTAGGTGGCGTGGCCTACTACAACGATAGTATCGCCACCACCCCCCAGCGGGCCCTAGCCGCTTTGCGCTCGTTCCAGGAGCCCATAGTCCTCCTCTTGGGTGGCAGGGATAAGAACTTGCCCCTGGAGGAGTTGGCCGAGGAGGCCCTGCGGCGGTGCCGGGCTGTGGTTGTCTTTGGGGAATCGGGCCCCAAGCTGGAGGCTGCCCTGAGGGAGGCCGCTGGGCGGGGCCAAGGGTCTGCCGCCATCCTGAAGGTGGAGGGGCTTTCGGAGGCGGTGGAGGTGGCGCAGGCCGTGGCCCATCCCGGCGATGTGGTGCTGCTTTCCCCCGCCTGCACCAGCTACGATGCTTACCAGAACTTCGAGGAGCGGGGGCAGCACTTCCGAGAGCTGGTGGGCCGCTTAGCGCGGGCGGAGGTGGCGGCGTGGCGGTGA
- the ftsW gene encoding putative lipid II flippase FtsW, whose translation MLKREAPSHGLLLALVLALVVTGLLVSYSASFWIGRTAYDDPYYFIERQSLYVAVGLVIMVALMALDYRRLRRLSLPLMVVVLAGLAAVLVPGVGVVRNGAARWLALGPVEVQPGEGAKLALVMYMAAWLAGRGEEIRRFSVGLLPFALIVGTVGGLIVAEPDMGTAIIVVAVALAIFFVARAPLLHILAVVLVGAAASYLLILSQDYRMSRIQTFLAPDRDPLGAGYQMTQMLTALGAGGMTGLGWGASRHKLGLLPNAHTDGVFVVVGEELGLVGALAILTLLALVLWLGLRVAREAPDRLGQLTAAGVVSWLGIQSLVNLGGVTGIFPLTGVPLPFFSYGGSAMVSTLAGVGLLLSVARRIPFHIRAGEVRRG comes from the coding sequence ATGCTCAAAAGAGAGGCCCCGTCCCACGGACTCCTTTTGGCCCTCGTCCTGGCCCTTGTGGTGACGGGCCTGTTGGTGAGCTATAGCGCCAGCTTCTGGATTGGGCGCACGGCCTATGATGACCCCTATTACTTCATCGAGCGGCAGAGCTTATATGTGGCAGTGGGACTGGTCATCATGGTGGCCCTCATGGCCCTGGACTATCGACGTCTCCGCCGGTTGAGCTTGCCCCTGATGGTTGTGGTGCTGGCCGGCCTAGCGGCGGTGCTAGTGCCTGGGGTGGGGGTTGTGCGCAACGGCGCCGCCCGTTGGCTGGCGCTGGGGCCGGTGGAGGTGCAGCCCGGTGAGGGGGCCAAGCTGGCCCTGGTGATGTATATGGCAGCGTGGCTGGCGGGGAGGGGGGAGGAGATCAGGCGCTTCTCCGTGGGCCTTTTGCCCTTCGCCCTCATCGTAGGGACGGTGGGGGGTCTTATAGTGGCCGAGCCCGATATGGGCACGGCCATCATCGTGGTGGCGGTGGCCTTGGCGATATTCTTCGTCGCTCGTGCGCCTCTCCTGCACATCCTGGCGGTGGTACTGGTGGGGGCTGCTGCCAGCTATCTCCTTATCTTGTCCCAGGACTATAGGATGAGCAGGATCCAGACTTTCCTCGCCCCCGACCGTGACCCCCTGGGGGCTGGTTACCAGATGACCCAAATGCTGACGGCCCTGGGGGCCGGCGGCATGACCGGACTAGGATGGGGTGCCAGTAGACACAAGCTAGGGCTACTACCCAATGCCCACACCGATGGCGTCTTCGTGGTGGTGGGCGAGGAGTTGGGGCTGGTGGGGGCGTTAGCCATCCTCACGCTGTTAGCCTTGGTGCTGTGGCTGGGCCTAAGGGTGGCCAGGGAAGCTCCCGACAGGCTGGGACAGCTGACAGCAGCAGGGGTGGTGTCCTGGCTGGGCATCCAGAGCCTGGTGAACTTGGGGGGCGTAACGGGCATCTTCCCCCTTACAGGGGTGCCTTTGCCCTTCTTCAGCTACGGAGGCTCGGCCATGGTATCCACGTTGGCTGGTGTGGGCCTCCTCCTCAGCGTAGCGCGCAGGATCCCGTTCCACATTCGGGCAGGGGAGGTGAGGAGGGGGTGA
- the murG gene encoding undecaprenyldiphospho-muramoylpentapeptide beta-N-acetylglucosaminyltransferase, with translation MKVALCGGGTGGHIYPALSIVAALTEELEIDDVQVLYLGQQGGLEGQLVSREGIPFAHIPSGPVRGRWPWQIALSLGKMGVGFWKARRALLGFGADVVLSTGGYAGVPVAVAARSLGIPLVVFLPDVLPGWAVRFMSRLATRVAVSTPYTVSRLANGKVRVTGYPVRRSFWLVDREEGRRRLGLEMEERVLLVLGASQGARPINEAIAHRLRELLELCQVVHISGLAHEPQLRTLADALPQGLRSRYHLYAYMYDEMPWAMAAADLAVCRAGASVLGELPAVGLPAILVPYPYAGGHQRHNAHYLEAEGAALVIDEWELGDKLLPMVGLLLADTARRQRMASAMRRLARPDAAANVARLLLEVTGRA, from the coding sequence GTGAAGGTCGCCCTGTGTGGGGGAGGCACAGGTGGCCACATCTATCCCGCCCTTAGCATCGTGGCCGCTCTTACGGAGGAGCTGGAGATAGACGATGTCCAGGTCCTCTATTTGGGCCAGCAGGGGGGGCTGGAAGGGCAGCTGGTGAGTCGGGAGGGCATCCCCTTCGCCCATATACCGTCGGGGCCGGTCCGGGGGCGCTGGCCCTGGCAGATAGCCCTGAGTCTGGGCAAGATGGGTGTGGGCTTCTGGAAGGCGCGCCGCGCCCTTTTGGGCTTTGGGGCGGACGTGGTCCTCTCCACTGGTGGCTACGCTGGTGTGCCGGTGGCCGTGGCCGCCCGCAGCCTAGGCATCCCATTAGTGGTGTTCCTGCCCGACGTCCTCCCCGGCTGGGCGGTGCGGTTCATGTCCCGCCTGGCCACCAGGGTGGCGGTCTCCACCCCCTATACCGTCTCCCGCCTGGCCAATGGGAAGGTGCGGGTGACGGGATACCCCGTAAGGCGCTCCTTCTGGCTGGTCGACAGGGAGGAGGGAAGGCGCCGCTTAGGGCTGGAGATGGAGGAGAGGGTGCTTTTGGTGCTAGGGGCCTCCCAAGGGGCCCGCCCCATCAACGAGGCCATCGCCCACAGGCTGCGGGAGCTGCTGGAGCTCTGCCAAGTGGTGCACATCAGCGGCCTGGCCCATGAGCCCCAGCTGCGCACCCTAGCCGATGCCCTTCCCCAAGGCCTGCGCTCCCGGTACCACCTTTACGCCTACATGTACGATGAGATGCCCTGGGCCATGGCCGCCGCCGACCTGGCGGTATGCCGGGCGGGGGCATCCGTGCTGGGGGAGCTACCAGCTGTCGGCCTGCCGGCCATCCTGGTGCCCTACCCCTACGCCGGTGGCCACCAGCGTCACAACGCCCACTACCTGGAGGCGGAAGGGGCTGCTCTGGTCATAGATGAGTGGGAGCTGGGGGACAAGCTCCTGCCCATGGTGGGGCTTCTCCTGGCCGATACGGCCCGGCGACAGCGCATGGCCAGCGCCATGCGTAGGCTGGCTCGGCCGGACGCCGCTGCCAACGTGGCCCGTCTGCTCTTGGAGGTGACTGGCAGGGCATGA
- the murC gene encoding UDP-N-acetylmuramate--L-alanine ligase: MKGGHFHLMGVGGVHMSAIAHLLLEEGYRVSGCDACPTEALRPLQEKGLRLFQGHNPCHLAEVDVLVHTAAIRQGNPELEEAQRRGILVLKRAEMVARLAEGRRMVAVAGSHGKTTTTSLVAYMLWRAGLSPTFLLGGYMVEMDTNVAAGTGPFIVVEADEFDRAFLAYNPWLAVVTNVEPDHLDCYGTFEALKDAFRRFLHQVQEDGIIVACGDDRHVASLVPGLGPPVVSYGLGKGVDLMAQEAVPSSQGYRFRAVWRGQDLGLFQTQLWGLHNVSNCLAALAVGLVLDLPVDLLREALATFRGVKRRFQVIGEARGITVMDDYAHHPTEVRATLAAVRQRFPGRRLVCLFQPHTYSRSRYLLDGFLTCFQEADLLLVADTYAARESPQEGIDAATLAAHIGPHARYVGSLDDATLAVLSSLRPGDVFMTIGAGDVDKVAYKVLEELGG; this comes from the coding sequence ATGAAGGGGGGCCATTTCCACCTCATGGGCGTAGGGGGCGTGCACATGTCGGCCATCGCTCACCTGTTGCTGGAGGAAGGGTATAGGGTGAGCGGCTGCGATGCGTGCCCTACGGAGGCCCTGCGGCCTCTGCAAGAGAAGGGCCTGCGCCTATTCCAGGGTCACAACCCGTGCCACTTGGCGGAGGTGGACGTCCTGGTGCATACGGCGGCCATCCGGCAGGGGAACCCCGAGCTGGAGGAGGCACAACGCCGGGGCATCCTCGTCTTGAAGCGGGCGGAGATGGTGGCCCGTCTGGCGGAGGGGCGTCGCATGGTGGCCGTGGCCGGAAGCCATGGCAAGACCACCACCACCTCCCTGGTGGCCTATATGCTTTGGCGGGCGGGCCTCTCCCCCACCTTTCTCCTGGGGGGCTATATGGTGGAGATGGACACCAACGTGGCTGCTGGTACAGGCCCCTTCATAGTGGTGGAGGCCGACGAGTTCGATAGGGCCTTTCTGGCCTACAACCCCTGGCTGGCGGTGGTGACCAATGTGGAGCCTGACCACCTCGACTGCTACGGCACCTTCGAGGCCTTAAAGGACGCCTTCCGTCGCTTCCTGCACCAGGTACAGGAGGACGGCATCATAGTGGCCTGTGGCGATGATCGCCATGTGGCCTCACTGGTTCCTGGGCTGGGCCCACCGGTTGTGTCCTATGGATTGGGCAAAGGGGTGGACCTAATGGCCCAGGAGGCAGTGCCCTCCAGCCAAGGATATCGCTTCCGAGCGGTGTGGCGGGGGCAGGACTTGGGCCTATTTCAGACCCAGCTGTGGGGTCTCCATAACGTGAGCAACTGTCTGGCAGCCCTGGCGGTGGGCCTCGTCCTCGACCTGCCGGTGGATCTGCTGAGGGAGGCCCTGGCTACCTTCCGTGGGGTGAAGAGGCGCTTCCAAGTGATAGGGGAGGCTAGGGGCATCACGGTAATGGACGATTACGCCCACCACCCCACGGAGGTGCGAGCCACCCTGGCGGCCGTTCGCCAGCGTTTCCCAGGGCGCCGCCTGGTGTGCCTATTCCAGCCCCACACCTACAGCCGCAGCCGCTACCTCCTGGACGGCTTCCTCACTTGCTTCCAGGAAGCAGACCTCCTCTTGGTGGCCGATACCTATGCCGCCAGGGAGAGCCCCCAGGAAGGCATAGATGCCGCTACCTTGGCTGCCCACATAGGGCCTCATGCCCGTTACGTGGGTAGCCTGGATGATGCTACCCTGGCTGTCCTATCCTCGCTGCGGCCGGGGGACGTTTTCATGACCATCGGGGCGGGGGATGTGGACAAGGTGGCCTACAAGGTTCTGGAGGAGTTGGGGGGATGA
- the murB gene encoding UDP-N-acetylmuramate dehydrogenase, giving the protein MITRRFLEELRRLGPIRFAEPLSTHTTWGVGGPADVYMTAKSGEQLRRAFAIAREHGVPVLVLGAGSNILVGDEGFRGLVIENRARQVQGPILRNGIAIVRAESGVPLAALARRLGRAGWEGLEWAVGIPGTLGGGVVYNAGAYGGCLADVLVCAVVGDAQGCVQTLRREDLALGYRGSALTRGLLQDVVVTEVELQVWPGRRQALEERMRELEARRRASQPRGRSAGSVFKNPPQRPAWWYVDQVGLRGYRIGNAQFSLHHANFIINLGQARAADIKALIDLARGRVRERFGIDLELEVALVGEGF; this is encoded by the coding sequence ATGATCACCCGTCGCTTCCTGGAGGAGCTGCGACGCTTGGGGCCCATCAGGTTCGCCGAGCCCCTCTCCACCCACACCACCTGGGGCGTGGGAGGCCCGGCCGATGTCTACATGACGGCCAAGTCAGGGGAGCAGCTGCGCAGGGCCTTCGCCATAGCCCGTGAGCACGGCGTTCCCGTGCTGGTGTTAGGGGCAGGCTCCAACATCCTGGTGGGCGATGAAGGGTTCCGGGGACTGGTCATCGAGAACAGGGCCCGCCAGGTCCAGGGGCCCATCCTCCGCAACGGGATAGCGATAGTGCGAGCCGAGAGTGGAGTCCCCCTCGCCGCCCTGGCCCGCCGTCTGGGGCGGGCGGGATGGGAGGGGCTGGAGTGGGCCGTGGGCATTCCAGGCACCTTGGGAGGGGGGGTGGTGTATAACGCCGGCGCTTATGGCGGTTGCCTGGCCGACGTCCTGGTGTGCGCTGTCGTGGGCGATGCTCAGGGCTGCGTGCAGACGTTAAGGCGGGAGGATCTCGCCCTAGGCTATCGTGGCAGTGCCCTCACCCGCGGCCTATTGCAGGACGTGGTGGTGACGGAGGTGGAGCTACAGGTGTGGCCTGGCCGGCGGCAGGCCCTGGAGGAGCGGATGCGAGAGCTGGAGGCCCGCAGGCGCGCCTCTCAGCCGCGGGGCCGGAGCGCGGGCTCTGTCTTCAAGAACCCACCCCAACGCCCGGCCTGGTGGTATGTAGACCAGGTGGGGTTGAGGGGTTACCGCATCGGCAATGCTCAGTTCTCCCTCCATCATGCCAATTTCATCATTAACCTAGGGCAGGCGCGCGCTGCCGACATCAAGGCCCTCATCGACCTGGCCCGAGGGCGGGTGCGGGAGCGGTTTGGCATCGACTTGGAGCTGGAGGTGGCCTTGGTGGGGGAGGGGTTCTGA
- a CDS encoding D-alanine--D-alanine ligase family protein encodes MYRRLKVAVIFGGRSAEHEVSVVSAQGVTKAMDRERFVPLLMGITREGVWLTPQETEEALAAVPEASYRPLPSLALEVPPLRPQVMAALLEADVVFPLVHGPHGEDGTLQGMMELLGLPYVGAGVAASAVGMDKALMKALFRFAGLPTARFLVVKRWEWQVAPGQVMEQIRRELGLPCFVKPAGLGSSVGVSKVKEWGELPSAMEEAFRYDAKALVEEAIQGREIEVAVLGNDEPKASLPGEVVPHREFYDYRAKYLEEGTQLIAPVSLPPPVEARLQEMAVRAFKAIDCAGMARVDFFLRGEELVVNEINTIPGFTPISMFPRLWEASGIPYPQLITILIELALERHREKKKRVWAPSI; translated from the coding sequence ATGTATCGCCGCCTGAAGGTGGCGGTCATCTTCGGCGGTCGCTCCGCCGAGCATGAGGTCTCGGTGGTCTCGGCGCAAGGGGTCACCAAGGCCATGGACAGGGAGCGTTTCGTTCCCCTCCTCATGGGCATCACCAGGGAAGGGGTCTGGCTTACCCCCCAGGAGACGGAGGAGGCGTTGGCAGCAGTGCCCGAGGCTAGCTATCGCCCCTTGCCATCGCTGGCGCTAGAGGTGCCTCCCCTGCGGCCGCAGGTGATGGCGGCCCTTTTGGAGGCCGATGTGGTCTTCCCCCTGGTACATGGCCCCCACGGGGAGGACGGCACCCTGCAGGGGATGATGGAGCTGCTGGGCTTGCCCTACGTGGGGGCTGGGGTGGCAGCAAGCGCTGTGGGCATGGACAAGGCCCTCATGAAGGCCCTCTTTCGTTTTGCGGGGCTCCCTACTGCCCGCTTCCTCGTGGTGAAGCGGTGGGAATGGCAGGTGGCACCAGGCCAAGTGATGGAGCAGATAAGGCGGGAGCTGGGCCTCCCCTGCTTCGTCAAGCCAGCGGGCCTGGGGTCCAGCGTAGGGGTAAGCAAGGTTAAGGAGTGGGGGGAGCTGCCCTCCGCCATGGAGGAGGCTTTCCGCTACGATGCCAAGGCCTTGGTCGAGGAGGCCATCCAGGGGAGGGAGATCGAGGTGGCTGTCCTGGGCAACGACGAACCCAAGGCGTCCCTGCCGGGGGAGGTGGTACCCCATCGCGAGTTCTACGACTACCGCGCTAAATACTTAGAGGAAGGGACGCAGCTCATCGCTCCCGTCTCCCTCCCTCCGCCGGTGGAGGCCCGATTGCAGGAGATGGCCGTGCGCGCCTTTAAGGCCATCGACTGCGCGGGCATGGCGCGGGTGGACTTCTTCCTGAGGGGGGAGGAGCTCGTGGTCAACGAGATCAACACTATCCCTGGCTTCACGCCCATCAGCATGTTCCCCCGCCTATGGGAGGCATCGGGCATCCCTTATCCTCAGCTCATAACCATTCTCATCGAGCTGGCCTTGGAGAGACACCGTGAGAAGAAGAAGAGGGTTTGGGCGCCCTCCATTTAG
- a CDS encoding FtsQ-type POTRA domain-containing protein encodes MATRARRRRLVLWLGVVAAFLTFVGLHLSPLFRVQEVEVVGAHYVDPQEVKEAVKLKGRSIIALPLEDAADRVQGLPMVREASVSLRWPHRLVVQVKERSPWGYWVRHGYAYVVDEDGVVLEGPMPPPGAPSIIETSGVGPLRLGDRVDREAIAVARRLQGWAPAILGTQVASFHYDVQRGLSVVTSEGTTVVVGRAEGLEYKLAVWEALAQKLGPKALAGRMVDLRPGGGPALR; translated from the coding sequence ATGGCCACTAGGGCCAGGCGCCGGCGCCTCGTGCTCTGGTTGGGGGTGGTGGCCGCCTTCCTTACCTTCGTGGGCCTTCACCTATCACCCCTCTTCCGCGTGCAGGAGGTGGAGGTGGTGGGGGCGCACTATGTGGACCCGCAGGAGGTGAAAGAGGCTGTAAAGCTCAAGGGCCGAAGCATCATCGCCCTCCCGTTGGAAGATGCCGCAGACCGGGTGCAGGGACTACCCATGGTTCGAGAGGCCAGCGTCTCCCTCAGGTGGCCTCACCGCCTGGTGGTGCAGGTAAAGGAGAGGAGCCCATGGGGTTACTGGGTGCGGCATGGCTATGCCTACGTGGTAGACGAGGACGGTGTGGTCCTGGAAGGCCCCATGCCGCCGCCCGGTGCGCCCAGTATAATCGAGACAAGCGGGGTGGGGCCTCTTCGCCTCGGTGACAGGGTAGATCGGGAGGCCATCGCTGTGGCTAGGCGTCTGCAAGGGTGGGCGCCTGCTATCTTGGGCACGCAGGTGGCCTCATTTCATTACGATGTGCAGCGGGGGCTATCGGTGGTGACGTCTGAGGGCACGACGGTGGTGGTGGGTAGGGCGGAGGGCCTTGAGTATAAGCTGGCTGTGTGGGAGGCCCTGGCCCAGAAGTTAGGCCCCAAGGCCCTCGCTGGGCGCATGGTGGACCTGCGCCCGGGAGGCGGGCCAGCCTTACGGTGA